GGAGCAATTGCCTCAAGAGTCTTATGCAGAACAATAGCTAAACCCTCTGCCAGTTCATCGGTTGGCAAAAAGCTAGCTGAAGTATCTAAATCAAAGTATTCAGGCATTTTGGTGCCAGGCAAAACAGATGTTCAATTGAAAGGGTTAATTATAAATACCAATCTACGTTGTGTGCAGGCATTCTCATCAAGAATGGTTTGTTGAGAACACAGAgaggcatattttggcaaactcctTGTTACACCTAAAATGAATATTTGCAAGTGGTGCAGATGATGCAGACAGTGGTCTACTGTGCTGTGGAAAAAGTTATTCTCGGATGAGCCATCCTTGACCCTGTTCTTAAGTGTGAATGGTGCACACCTAAAGAAACCCACAGGGTTGAGTGATTGTTTCCCACAGTGAAGGGTTCTGACAGCCCTTTTATGGTACAGTACATGTTTAGGGTACATTTTCTTAGCATGGTTTAGGTGCACTTTAAAGGGCAAGGTAGACACCACTAAATATAAAGCCATTTTGAGCGATCACCATCATAGCATAATGAAGCATTTCTATCCTGATAGAAgtgtctcttccaggatgacaatgtccCCATCTACAGGGCAGGTGTGGTCACTGAATGATTTTCTGGGCATGAGAGTGATGTAAATCATATGCCATGGCTGTCTCAGTCATCAGAACTCAACCCGATTGAACCTTTATGCGAGATTCTGGAGGGGTGCTTGGGGCAGGGTTTTTCACCACAATCAACAAATCATCGAATGATGGAATTTCTTGTGTGGGAACTGTATCTCATCTCCCCAGTACAGAGACACCTCTAGATTCTATGCCAAGGCACTTTGAAGCTGTTCTTAAGACTTGTGGTGACCCACTGCCCTATTAAGACATTTAACATTTGCGCTCTTAATTTTGGCGGTTACCTGTATGTATATTGTAACAATCACCTTTTCAGATAATTTTCTACATTATCACCCCGTGTGCCAGTGTGCATTTGATGACAGCGTGAACTGTGCATTAATGCTCCATCAGTTACAGGGTAACTAATTGCTCATCTGATATGCTGGACATGTACAATCTAAGTATAAAGATTTTAGAGGTGGCCGTGATCCAAACTGTGAATAGTGTGCTTGCGAGTGCAGGATTACAAAAAGATAAATTGCCAGAGTTGCTTAGACAGGATTTATAAAATTTGGAATTTTCTGGAAATCCATCATGGCCTCCCTTGCATTCCTAATATCAACCGTTTTTGTGTTTCCAGGTTTCGCGGTCTTGAAGCCCTAGATCTGTTTAGACGTAGCCACCTGTTGCTTAAGCTCCCAGTGATAATTCAGAACTTTGCTGCACTGCAGGCCTCGCTAATCTCTCCTCATGCCCTTCCCCTCGTTCTCAGCTGGGGCGTCCTGTTCTCCCATCCTCGTGACTACACCCCTGTGTGCACCACCGAGCTGGGCCAAGCCGCCAAGCTCAGCGACGAGTTCAAGGAGCGCGATGTCAAAATGATCGCGCTGTCTGTCGACAGCGTGGAGGATCACCGTGGCTGGACTAAGGTCTGTCCTTATCTGCGGGAGTCAGAGTTATGCATTTTAGACACCATCTGCATGCTTATGACCCTTCTGGCTGTGTCTGTTTTCCAGGACATTATGGCCTACAATCAGGAGGATCCCGGCTGTCCTTTCCCTTTCCCCATCATTGCAGATGACAAGAGGGAGCTGGCAGTGAAGCTGGGCATGCTGGACCCAGATGAGCGGGACAAAGACGGCGTGCCGCTCACTGCCCGTTGTGTGAGTTTCCCAGATGCGCTTGCCACACACTTCATGTTCCCTGGGGGTGTACACAAGGTtctacacgcacgcacgcacgcacacacacacacataaacaaatacaacacacaaacgcacacactacCTGAACAGACACTTGTACTTCTATCCCCACAGCCTGCTATTCTTTGTACCTGAGAGTGTGCAACTGCGATCTGCTTGTGATTCTCAGGTGTttgtgattggcccagacaaGAAGATGAAGCTGTCCATTCTGTACCCCGCCACGACAGGACGCAACTTCAACGAGCTGCTCCGGGTCATTGACTCCCTGCAGCTGACTGCAAAGAACAGAGTGGCCACCCCTGTCGATTGGAAGGTGGGCTCTTCCCCTACTGAAGGCCTGGTTCAGGGTGTGCTTTGTCCCCATATGGTTCTGTCCTGGACATAAGTTTACTATGGGATTCTGGGTAAACACACCTGTGGACAATGACTAGAACCCACTTTGGTTTTACATATCATATAGATATCTGTTGCTTGTTTGAATGTATCTGCTTTTAAAAGATAATGTTTGTGATATGTTACATGATGCTGTTTActgatacatttttcaatttcatttggaTTAATCCTTGTCTCTCTCACTACTCCTCTCAGCCTGGTGATCGAGTCATGGTCCTGCCTAATGTTCCTGAAGCTGAGGCTTCAGCCCTTTTCCCTGCTGGGGTTTACACCAAGGAACTACCCTCTGGGAAGAAGTACTTGCGCTACACACCCCAGCCATGAAGGAAAGCAGTCTCCAAGTCTCCTGTGATCATTGAAGAGTGAAAAAACAAGAACGAgacaggcctgggtcaaatacgtgtttgttttggattcaaatacttttctgtgctctatggggcaacatagctcaggaggtaagaccgattgtctggcagtcggagggttgccggttcaaaccccggcaAGTCGTAGGTCCGGCGACATagccctaactgctctggcgaatgagaggcatcaattgtaaagcgctggataaaagcactatataaatgcagtccatttattgattttgcctggtgtaattgagcctgccaatatgaccagaaggtgaggtttgctctttttgtgagtatttcattggttccagtacaccagGCAAGACCATTAAAGcatagaaaattatttgaatccaaaacaaatgtgtatttgcCCCAGGTCTAGAACAAGATTAAAAACAagatagaatttttttttgaatcattgcaaatttaaaattgagTCCTCACGCCTTATGTGAATcatttcagtgttaatttacAGATAAATATTGCACTCTAATAAATAATATACCTTTGAGCATCCCCATACACTAAGGCTATCCTACATGTGTGAGTAGGTCCACGCCAACAATGTGACTATTCCCTGTAATATTATGCAGTCCATATATAACTGATTGCTGAACAGGCTGTGATGGAATGATTGATCTGTGAGACATGCAAAGTATCCTGTACAGTGCCTTCACCTCAACAAATACCTTTCTGTTTTTCAAGTTGGGGTGAGTTCACTGATGAACACCCCCCCCAGTGGTAGGTGATGCTAATGCTCCTGCTCTTAAAACTATTGCCTTCTGTTAGAGAGTAGTGAAAGAGTAGCACAAAagttttctgtaaaacagaatcaataaaatggttacttTTGCTGTCATTGTCAAACAGTGATATGAAAAATGCATATAAGTCTAATTTAGCAGGACAGGGTGTTGAAAACAGATTTGTTTCCCTTGTATTTCTCAATGATTAAATAtggaaacttcagcactttctgacttcatttttgacaaaagctttatgaagtttttttttaaacatttttttatttatttttttacactagACATTGTGTTGTGAAGAAAGAAGAAActaatttgtctgtttttatagCCTTGGCTGGAAGATAACACCGGACATTCATCTGAGCTGTACTGTGTGATACAGctgttttcagctttttttatAGAGTATACTGACTGAATGGCacttaaacatttttgaataaGGCTAACAAGGCTACTTGCTTGCTTGGGTTGGGACTGGTCTTGAGTGTACTCTTTGATTGACAATATTAACCACTATATATAATGCGCTCACATCATAAATCTGAAGTGATGGCTTcacatgaatgcaaaaaaaaaaagcaaagggaACACAAAACAAGTTCATATCTATCATACTGAGCATGGCTAGATGTGGCTAATGGCTAAATCTGAAGTAGATACTGTATGTGGAACTCCTGCTTGTTGGAGGAATAAAGAGATGAATACGATTGAGCTGAACCATGTGGAACCAGAACTTTGGTTAAATTCTTGTCAGATAACAATAGGTAATTATGCAGAGACAAAGGTTTCATTTTCAGCACAGAGAAGATTCCGgaagctctctctgtctgtgtgagagatggACAGTGGAGTATGGCCTGCTGCCTTCTCTCTGGGGAATACTCACGCTGAGGATCAGGTGATTGTTGTAGAGAGTAGCACGGATAACCAAAGGGTTGTTCAGACCACATTGCTGAGGGTCCTATAACTCTCCAGAGGGCATGAGAGCCTGTCAGTCAAAGGACTGCTGACAGTTACTCTCTTGTCCAAACTATGAAAGCTTCTTTAACATGTCTCTGACAAAGAGATGAGGCTTCCCTATTGTCTGTCAGAGATGTATAAAGTATGGCTGGAATGTCATCTGAGCATAGACCCCGCCTTCCCATTCCTGTTTCTAGGGTGCAGGGTCTCAAGAAATTTTATTAGGAAGTGAACAGAAATTTTTACTTTGTATTCGTTTACTAGGTCATAATTTCctggaaaaagtatgtgaaatGCCTGACgtccactaggtggcagtaaAATACCAGCTCTCGTGTAGCGAAAACTGCTATGTGGTCTGTAGCTCATCAACAGGATTAAAATTGTGGCTGGGTGAGTCACTGCACTTTTCTCTCTGTGGACTGCGGCTgggaaaataaaacttaatgcAGGCAGATCAATAAATCATCATGCTGTGAACGCTGAAATAAAATCCTAAAGACACTTTCAGGTAATGTCACCCTCCAAGGACGGAGTGAAAACATGGGCAACTTATTTGTTCCATTATGGAGCAGTTATTGAGAAAACAGTAGACGAGAACTTTACTATAGCTAcactaatttaaaattttttaaaaaaaaactttcattctGTTTACAGTTCTGGGTTCAACTAATGAGATGTCCAGCACATTTTGTGGGCTGTAAGATTATGCCTCATCATAATGCTAGCCAGTAGCGACGTCACAACATGAATGGCAGTGCTTTAGAAGACAAGAACAATCCATTGTTTCATCTTTCAGGTAAATTTTCAGGCTTTCATTTCAGAGAAGCTGGGACACCAATGTGTCCAAATGGGCCATGCAAAGGAAATGTGACTTTAAAAGTAAGTGacttgtattttttataaaaatgtaaaaagaagtAGGCCTAGTCATTTGTGTTGTCAATAAACAAGCAGTAAGGAAAGAAACAATGATCACTGGTGCTTGCAGATGTACAGCTGAAGAAACTCTTAACAtgtcttatcttttttttatattgaacaATCAGATAGTAAAGTAAAAAGAAAGATTTGTCAGTTACCCTGGAGTGCCCTGCCCACACATGTGTGAAACCCCTCTTCCTGTCTTGTCTCTCAAAAGGAAATTCCTCTGAACTTACTGGTAGTTAATCGCCCGTTTCCCAacttggttgttttttttgtttttgtttacattaatGCAAATGTACAATAACAGTCAAATGAAACtgcataaaaccataaaaatcaAAATGATAATAAGCAGAAGGAAACAGcctcttttttcagttaaaactTCACACCGCAGGCTGGCGAATCTTCGAAATGCGCTGAAGTATTAATGTGTGAAAGGTGCATGGGCTTCTCTGTGAGTTCCGCAGaacactccgccccccccggccccacccctccccctcggcCCGTCCGTCACAGCGGCCTGGTGGCTGGTTTCTGTCTGAGCGCTGCGCGCTCCCAGCCCCCACGGATCAAACGCATTGCGCGCATACCGGACCACAATGGCGAGTGTCAGCGCACGCGAAATGTTTCAGAGGCGTCGGGCCGCAGCCTCCTGTCACTGAGGCATCGCTGCGGGAATTTACTCTCGGAATAAATGAGAGGGACGCAGAAAACGTCGGCGGGCGGCGTTGACTGCGTTTTAACGCCGTGCAGATAATCGTAAAAAACcccgattaaaaaaaaaaaattaaaatctttaCCATTTTCGAGAAATGTGAAACTAATGGGGGTGCGTGATCCCAGGGCTGGGAGCGCGAtggtagcggtgtgtgtgtgtgctgtagatgGCGGTGTGAAGGGGCTGTTACTCACACCTCCCTTTGATCACGGAGACTCAGACACATGGCTGCGGGGGGACCCACGCCACCTCTCGCATTACTGGGTTAAATGAGGTCAAAATTAGATCAATGTCACCTTTAACTTTCAGCCCCTCCGCACGCTAGACACCACTGCGATGGGCACGCCACACACAAGATTAAGACTCgccatgtctgtttttttttaattttattttttttttttttttatagcccCTCAGGGAGTTGTTTATATGCACTTCCCCAAAAGAGCCTGTCCCTGTCTGGTCCCTGGGGGTCTGGTTGCTTGCTCTGTGAGAGCGGGTGAGGAGCATGGCGTCTTGTCTTACACGGTGCCAGCAGGCTGGGGTGCCAACAGCGGCCAGACGATCAGACTGGAGGAGGCTGtccccggggggtggggtggggtgggggatgtctgtgtgtgaggcagcGCACGTTTACTGGGGCAGACGCTCCGGGgagaggtgggtgggggagtcACGGGGATGGCGGGGGTTACAGATGGTCTGCTCGTATCGCATATCAGTCAACAACACGGCATAGCCTCTCCGCTCTGATCAATCCGAGCTCTCATACGCTCGAATCTGGTGAGAGACATTTGCCAAGCATTAGCGTAACCTAAAGAACTGAACATGATGTTGTGTTCTGCTTACCCTTCGAAACAGCAGTTCATTCAGGAGATTTACTCCAGCAAATGAGCCTGTGGTGTGGTCATTACTGGGGCTAGTGAATAAAGGATTTTTTAATcataggattttttttgttaaataaatgttactaTATGTACCAAGCACGCACCAAGACTACAGGGCCTAGGCTGATTCATTAATGACTTGTACATCCAACTAGGCTCTTTCCTTGAAATGTATTATCCTATACAATCACCCTAGGTGCCATTTACAATGAACTTGTAAACAGAAACCACATTCCATATGCCGCACACAAATCTCAACCAGGGGCAGTGGTATACTCATAAAACATTCCCATTACCCATAATGTCTTAAATTCCTTAGTTTCCATGTGAATAGTTATTACGGTTTTGCTGAAATTGGCCTCATTTTGAAGCCTCTCAAAGTTTATAAGCAGCTGACTCCATAACAAACTGTACTCACAAATACAGATCAACAGATGTGTGTGTAACC
This is a stretch of genomic DNA from Anguilla rostrata isolate EN2019 chromosome 4, ASM1855537v3, whole genome shotgun sequence. It encodes these proteins:
- the prdx6 gene encoding peroxiredoxin-6, producing the protein MPGILLGDVFPNFEAETTIGKIKFHDFLGDSWGVLFSHPRDYTPVCTTELGQAAKLSDEFKERDVKMIALSVDSVEDHRGWTKDIMAYNQEDPGCPFPFPIIADDKRELAVKLGMLDPDERDKDGVPLTARCVFVIGPDKKMKLSILYPATTGRNFNELLRVIDSLQLTAKNRVATPVDWKPGDRVMVLPNVPEAEASALFPAGVYTKELPSGKKYLRYTPQP